A region of uncultured Carboxylicivirga sp. DNA encodes the following proteins:
- a CDS encoding glycosyltransferase, giving the protein MRVLMFGWEFPPHISGGLGTACYGLTKGIAHIPDLDVIFVVPKAFGDEDQSTMQLVGANKVPIKHRKLNVSEFSKTLDYIEVSSKLVPYVDPDEFWKLQSYEVSTMHKFVQTDESGLVQFTGTYGPNLLKEIADYAIIANLIAQDHEFDIIHAHDWLTYPAGIAAKEATGKPLVVHVHATDFDRSGGSVNPTVYEIEKRGMEAADKVITVSNLTRNIVIEKYGIPEDKVVTVYNAVEPNQKDIPAPFQKKVGEKIVTFLGRITMQKGPEYFIEVANAVLKRVDNVRFVMAGSGDMMEKMIRRAASLNITDKFHFTGFLKGDDVFHMLRMSDLYVMPSVSEPFGISPLEAMQSSVPVLISHQSGVAEILTYAIKTNFWDIEAMADAIHGIVSYPALSKMFIKHGKEEVDSLKWENSARKVKLVYDSVLP; this is encoded by the coding sequence ATGAGAGTACTTATGTTTGGATGGGAATTCCCTCCCCATATTTCGGGAGGATTAGGTACAGCCTGCTACGGGCTTACCAAGGGAATTGCCCATATCCCCGATTTGGATGTAATTTTTGTCGTTCCAAAAGCGTTTGGAGATGAAGATCAATCAACCATGCAACTGGTTGGGGCTAATAAAGTTCCAATCAAACATCGAAAACTGAATGTCAGTGAATTTTCTAAGACCCTGGATTATATTGAAGTAAGTTCTAAATTGGTTCCTTATGTCGATCCGGATGAATTCTGGAAATTGCAGAGTTATGAAGTGAGTACTATGCATAAATTCGTTCAGACTGACGAATCTGGTCTTGTTCAGTTTACCGGCACCTATGGTCCAAACCTTCTGAAAGAGATTGCTGATTATGCCATCATTGCTAATTTAATAGCTCAGGATCATGAGTTTGATATAATACATGCTCACGACTGGCTTACTTACCCGGCTGGTATTGCAGCAAAAGAGGCTACCGGAAAACCATTGGTTGTACATGTTCATGCCACCGATTTTGACAGAAGTGGAGGAAGTGTTAACCCAACCGTTTACGAAATAGAAAAACGTGGAATGGAAGCTGCTGATAAAGTAATAACAGTTAGCAACCTAACCCGAAATATTGTAATTGAAAAATACGGCATACCCGAAGATAAAGTGGTTACAGTCTACAATGCTGTTGAACCAAATCAAAAGGATATTCCAGCCCCTTTCCAGAAGAAAGTTGGTGAAAAAATCGTAACCTTTTTAGGTAGAATCACAATGCAGAAAGGCCCTGAGTACTTTATTGAAGTAGCCAACGCTGTTCTGAAAAGAGTTGACAATGTACGATTTGTGATGGCAGGAAGTGGCGACATGATGGAAAAAATGATTCGAAGAGCTGCCAGTCTGAACATTACTGATAAATTCCATTTTACAGGGTTTTTAAAAGGAGATGATGTTTTTCACATGCTTCGAATGAGCGATTTATACGTTATGCCATCCGTTTCCGAACCTTTTGGCATCTCTCCTCTTGAAGCGATGCAAAGCTCTGTTCCTGTGCTGATCTCTCATCAGTCAGGAGTAGCTGAAATATTAACTTATGCTATTAAAACCAATTTTTGGGATATAGAAGCCATGGCCGACGCCATCCATGGAATTGTAAGCTACCCCGCACTTTCCAAGATGTTTATCAAACACGGAAAGGAAGAGGTTGACTCATTAAAATGGGAAAACTCAGCCAGAAAAGTGAAATTAGTTTACGACAGTGTTTTACCCTAA
- a CDS encoding glycogen debranching enzyme N-terminal domain-containing protein — protein MSIEHLDKSQLVNLEYSLFKEILRTNRAGAYSSSSIIGCNTRKYHGLLVAPIEQLDNERHVLLSSLDVSIIQRNKVFNLGIHKYQGSHYEPKGHKYIRDYTTFPIPKTSYRVGGVVMSQEVILSEKESQVLLRYTLEEAHSPTTLRLTPFLAFRNIHDLTHENMYANTKYKVEDSGISIALYDGFPPIYMQLNKSNDYVPNPDWFRNIEYVKEQHRGYNYSEDLYVPGYFEVEIKKGESIVFAGGTVEAKPVSLKGKFTRELNKRVPRSSLQNNLLNAAQQFIIRNHKETKLIAGYHWYGTRLRDTLVSLPGLTVFQKDKTDFSKILKTAVEQIKKEYLSGSDFIVKDIDVPLWLFWTFEMCIEYCKVDNIWDEFGDVMKDILNRYKETNHEKFRLVDGLIYAKVENIPLTWMDAIVDNKPVTPRYGMPVEVNALWYNAIKFSIELAKQNNETEFVSAWEPFAEQVKNSFNKYYWIEELEYLADCNDGEKMNTSIRPNQLIAAALPYSPLSTDQKKSVVDIIKKELVTQKGIRSLSPQDPHYKGVMEGTVAQRDLALHQGTAFPWLVSFFADAYLSLHKQGGVYFIKRILEDYEKELGEHCLGTISEAYNGNPPHTAKGAVSMAWNVAGILRVIKSIEPYSL, from the coding sequence ATGAGTATTGAACATTTGGATAAAAGCCAGTTGGTGAATCTGGAGTATTCTCTTTTTAAAGAAATTCTACGGACCAACAGAGCAGGTGCCTATTCAAGCAGCTCAATCATTGGCTGCAACACCCGCAAATATCATGGATTGCTGGTGGCTCCTATCGAACAGCTCGATAATGAACGACATGTTTTGTTATCCTCCTTAGATGTTAGTATTATTCAAAGAAATAAAGTATTTAACCTGGGTATTCATAAATATCAGGGTAGTCATTACGAACCTAAAGGACATAAATATATTCGTGACTATACAACATTTCCAATTCCAAAAACATCTTATCGGGTTGGGGGTGTCGTAATGTCTCAGGAAGTAATTCTTTCTGAAAAAGAGTCGCAAGTACTGCTTCGTTATACATTAGAAGAAGCCCATTCTCCAACCACATTGCGCTTAACCCCTTTTCTGGCTTTCAGAAACATCCATGACCTGACTCATGAGAACATGTATGCCAATACCAAATACAAAGTGGAAGATAGTGGTATTAGCATAGCTTTATACGATGGATTTCCTCCCATCTATATGCAACTTAATAAAAGTAACGACTATGTTCCCAACCCCGATTGGTTTCGCAACATTGAATATGTAAAAGAACAACACAGAGGTTACAATTATTCAGAAGACTTATATGTACCTGGTTACTTTGAGGTTGAAATAAAAAAAGGAGAAAGTATTGTTTTTGCAGGAGGAACGGTTGAAGCAAAACCTGTATCTTTAAAAGGAAAATTCACCCGTGAACTCAATAAAAGGGTACCTCGAAGCAGTTTGCAAAATAATCTGCTAAATGCAGCTCAGCAATTTATTATCCGCAATCATAAAGAAACTAAACTGATAGCTGGCTACCATTGGTATGGAACCCGCTTACGTGACACATTGGTTTCATTGCCTGGATTAACCGTTTTTCAAAAAGATAAAACTGACTTTTCAAAAATTCTAAAAACTGCCGTTGAACAAATTAAAAAAGAATACCTCTCAGGCAGTGATTTTATTGTAAAAGACATTGACGTTCCCTTATGGTTATTCTGGACTTTTGAAATGTGCATCGAATATTGTAAGGTAGACAATATTTGGGATGAATTTGGTGATGTCATGAAAGACATTCTAAACAGGTACAAAGAAACTAATCATGAAAAATTCAGATTAGTTGACGGATTGATTTACGCCAAAGTTGAAAACATACCTCTTACCTGGATGGATGCAATTGTTGATAATAAACCGGTAACCCCGAGGTATGGAATGCCAGTTGAAGTAAACGCTCTCTGGTATAATGCAATAAAGTTTTCAATTGAATTAGCAAAACAAAATAACGAAACTGAATTTGTATCGGCATGGGAACCATTTGCTGAACAAGTTAAAAACTCGTTTAATAAATATTATTGGATAGAAGAACTGGAGTATCTTGCTGACTGTAATGATGGTGAAAAAATGAATACAAGCATCAGACCTAATCAGCTGATAGCAGCAGCACTCCCTTATTCTCCACTAAGTACTGATCAGAAAAAATCGGTTGTTGACATTATAAAAAAAGAATTAGTAACGCAAAAAGGAATTCGCAGCCTTTCTCCACAAGACCCACATTATAAGGGGGTAATGGAAGGAACCGTTGCCCAGCGTGATTTAGCACTTCATCAGGGAACTGCTTTCCCATGGTTGGTTTCATTTTTTGCCGATGCTTATCTATCGCTTCACAAACAAGGAGGTGTCTACTTTATAAAGCGGATACTTGAAGACTATGAGAAAGAATTGGGGGAACACTGTTTAGGGACCATCTCCGAAGCGTATAACGGCAACCCACCACACACAGCTAAAGGTGCTGTGTCGATGGCATGGAATGTTGCTGGTATTTTAAGAGTCATTAAATCGATTGAACCATACTCACTTTAA
- a CDS encoding glycoside hydrolase family 57 protein — MRNICFYFQVHQPFRFRRYRFFDIGQDHYYYDDYTNESVLDKVKNKCYLPTNELLLKLLKKHKGKFKIAFSISGVALDQFRLYAPEVIESFKELVDTGDVELLAETYSHSLVALKDEKEFKRQVKQHAQTVKELFGYKPKVFRNTELIYSDEIGQMVKSLGYEGMLTEGAKHILGWKSPNFLYCNAIDPKLKVLLKNFVLSDDIAFRFGNKGWCEWPLTTQKYVDWIAQLDKNEEIINLFMDYETFGEHQWKETGIFEFLEDLPDKVIKHKKLQFVTPSEAIEKLQPVSAVHVPHPISWADEERDLTAWLGNEMQHEAFDKLYALLPKINQCEDEKILKDWQYLQVSDHFYYMSTKFFSDGEVHAYFNPYETPYEAFINYMNVLSDFTLRLNAAIPESNIEQELANLSRIIEKKDKKIKQLEKQLKTTTNKI; from the coding sequence ATGAGAAATATTTGCTTTTATTTTCAGGTACATCAACCATTCAGATTCAGAAGATACCGTTTTTTTGATATTGGCCAGGACCATTATTACTATGATGATTATACCAACGAATCGGTATTAGACAAGGTAAAAAACAAGTGCTATTTACCAACTAACGAACTATTATTAAAGCTCTTAAAAAAGCACAAAGGTAAATTTAAAATTGCCTTTTCAATTTCAGGTGTGGCATTGGATCAGTTTAGACTTTATGCACCCGAAGTAATCGAAAGCTTTAAAGAATTGGTAGACACCGGTGATGTTGAATTACTGGCTGAAACATATTCTCATTCTTTGGTCGCTTTAAAAGACGAGAAGGAATTTAAGCGTCAGGTAAAACAACACGCCCAAACTGTAAAAGAACTTTTTGGCTACAAACCTAAAGTATTTCGAAACACTGAATTGATCTACTCTGATGAAATAGGTCAAATGGTAAAATCATTAGGGTACGAAGGCATGTTAACCGAAGGAGCCAAACACATATTAGGCTGGAAAAGTCCTAACTTCCTTTATTGTAACGCCATCGATCCTAAATTAAAAGTATTACTTAAGAACTTTGTTTTAAGCGACGATATAGCATTCCGGTTCGGTAACAAAGGGTGGTGCGAATGGCCATTAACAACTCAAAAATACGTTGACTGGATTGCACAGCTTGATAAGAATGAAGAAATCATTAACCTGTTTATGGATTACGAAACCTTTGGAGAACACCAATGGAAGGAAACAGGAATTTTTGAATTCTTGGAAGATTTACCAGATAAGGTCATCAAACATAAAAAGCTTCAATTTGTTACCCCTTCAGAAGCGATTGAAAAGTTACAACCGGTTTCTGCTGTGCATGTGCCACATCCAATTAGCTGGGCTGATGAAGAACGTGATTTAACCGCATGGCTGGGTAATGAAATGCAACATGAAGCTTTTGATAAACTATATGCTCTTTTGCCAAAAATCAATCAATGCGAAGACGAAAAGATATTGAAAGACTGGCAGTACCTGCAGGTAAGTGACCATTTTTATTACATGAGTACAAAATTCTTTTCTGACGGAGAAGTGCATGCATATTTTAATCCTTATGAAACACCTTATGAAGCATTTATAAACTATATGAATGTGTTAAGTGATTTCACGCTTCGATTAAATGCTGCCATTCCAGAATCGAACATCGAACAGGAATTAGCAAACCTGTCGCGTATAATCGAAAAGAAAGACAAAAAAATAAAACAACTGGAAAAACAATTAAAAACTACAACTAATAAAATTTAA
- a CDS encoding isoamylase early set domain-containing protein, with translation MSIKKQYLKSRPECKVTFKLGKLNNVDSVNIVGSFNNWSPTETSMEKLKNGSFSQTCYLEAGVDIQFRYLIDNMTWMTEEEADDFVETGMGDNQLNAVIKL, from the coding sequence ATGAGTATTAAGAAACAGTACCTAAAAAGTCGGCCTGAATGTAAAGTGACCTTTAAATTAGGCAAATTAAACAATGTTGATTCCGTAAACATTGTTGGCAGTTTCAACAATTGGAGTCCTACTGAAACAAGTATGGAGAAACTGAAGAACGGATCTTTTTCTCAAACCTGTTACTTAGAAGCAGGTGTTGATATTCAATTTCGTTATTTGATTGATAATATGACGTGGATGACCGAAGAGGAAGCTGACGATTTTGTCGAGACAGGAATGGGCGACAACCAGCTGAATGCGGTTATCAAACTGTGA
- a CDS encoding HAMP domain-containing sensor histidine kinase — protein sequence MSKKLILILTIVMAISLIGLTYIQTLWIMNATKLKEDHFDQLVIQAMDEVIARLENDEISHLSRSVVAPKPQSKVPQNLQPDTKYFRNNNEDLLKQEQEFRISLELDFSRGQYDVSTYEQDSLTTTFQGRTSKGVFGRTDPLTSTMMTIQNELRNRFNKQNDALLRTLLQDVPIENRIDNMRLQQYLFQAFEDRGIPFLYEYAIINQKGEMAFQTESFIENPEQYKIYQRRLFPNDIHAKANFIKVHFIQMPNPIFESLGLVIPSAAFTLIMIFLSIITIMIIVRQKRVDQIKNDFINNMTHEFKTPISTISLASQMLKDGSVIKTPKTLMHISSVIQDESKRLSFQVEKVLQMAIFEKGKKGLKLKNIDVNDLIHNVTNNFRIKVENANGKIIERLEAKNSIISVDDVHFTNVIYNLLDNAVKYKMGAPVLYVKTWNKNNGIVISIKDNGMGISKDNLKRIFEKFYRVPTGNVHDVKGFGLGLAYVKKIVEDHGGEISVESELKVGTKFDIFLPLKTLKNGKRI from the coding sequence ATGAGTAAGAAATTAATACTGATACTGACCATTGTAATGGCAATTTCCTTAATTGGATTAACATATATCCAAACATTATGGATTATGAATGCCACTAAATTGAAAGAAGATCATTTCGATCAATTGGTAATTCAGGCAATGGATGAAGTAATAGCCCGACTTGAAAATGATGAGATCTCTCATTTATCAAGAAGTGTGGTGGCTCCAAAACCACAAAGCAAAGTTCCACAAAACCTACAACCCGACACTAAATATTTCAGAAACAACAATGAAGACTTATTGAAGCAAGAGCAAGAATTTCGTATTTCACTGGAATTAGACTTCTCTCGCGGACAATATGATGTATCAACTTATGAACAGGATTCACTAACCACCACTTTTCAGGGAAGAACATCAAAAGGTGTTTTTGGACGTACAGATCCCTTGACTAGCACCATGATGACTATTCAAAACGAATTACGTAACCGGTTCAACAAGCAAAATGATGCACTCTTAAGAACATTATTGCAGGATGTGCCGATTGAAAATCGCATAGACAATATGCGTCTTCAGCAATATCTTTTCCAGGCATTCGAAGACAGAGGCATTCCTTTCCTATATGAATACGCCATCATTAATCAAAAGGGTGAAATGGCATTTCAGACCGAAAGCTTTATTGAAAACCCTGAACAGTACAAAATATACCAACGAAGACTATTCCCGAACGACATACATGCCAAGGCCAACTTTATAAAAGTTCATTTTATTCAAATGCCTAATCCAATTTTTGAGTCATTAGGTTTAGTGATACCATCGGCAGCCTTTACTTTGATCATGATATTTCTTTCAATCATCACCATTATGATCATTGTGAGACAAAAAAGAGTCGATCAGATAAAAAACGATTTTATCAACAACATGACTCACGAATTTAAGACTCCTATTTCAACCATTTCTCTGGCATCTCAAATGTTGAAAGATGGAAGTGTGATTAAAACCCCTAAAACGTTAATGCACATATCCAGTGTTATTCAGGATGAAAGTAAACGTTTGAGTTTTCAGGTTGAGAAGGTTCTTCAGATGGCAATATTTGAAAAAGGCAAGAAAGGCTTAAAACTGAAAAATATTGATGTTAATGACCTTATTCATAATGTTACCAACAACTTCAGAATAAAAGTAGAAAATGCCAACGGTAAAATAATTGAACGTTTAGAAGCTAAAAACAGCATTATTAGCGTTGATGATGTGCATTTTACAAATGTTATTTATAACTTGCTTGATAATGCCGTGAAATATAAAATGGGGGCACCGGTTTTATACGTCAAAACTTGGAATAAAAACAACGGAATTGTAATTTCGATAAAAGATAATGGGATGGGGATATCAAAGGATAACCTCAAAAGGATATTTGAGAAATTTTACCGTGTACCAACCGGTAACGTTCATGATGTTAAAGGCTTTGGTTTAGGATTAGCTTATGTAAAAAAGATAGTTGAAGACCATGGCGGTGAAATATCAGTTGAGAGCGAACTTAAGGTTGGCACTAAATTTGACATATTCCTACCTCTAAAAACACTAAAGAATGGAAAAAGAATATAA
- a CDS encoding GSCFA domain-containing protein translates to MDTFRTLVDVPHQKKKMSYDSRLLFLGSCFANNIGSYFTETGFNALVNPFGVLYNPFSISESINRLISNEKYEPSDLISHNDQWQSFDFHSQFNNINKEQCLQNINNSLKKGTEVLLHADYLFLTFGTAWIYQLKDSEKVVSNCHKFPASHFSRSLLSVEQITEVYSQLIKQLKTINPNLTIILTVSPVRHWKDGAHGNQISKATLLLAIEELCSRFDHLYYFPAYEILLDDLRDYRFFDSDMLHPSKEAIRYIRSKFITSWIDNNGLEFIGQMEKIKKALSHKPFDPASAQHQKFIQQQITGLEQIQKKFNNVTLTYFIEVFYNQLNKTVKSHKKSR, encoded by the coding sequence ATGGATACCTTCAGAACCCTTGTAGACGTTCCTCATCAGAAAAAAAAAATGAGTTATGACTCCCGACTTTTATTCTTGGGTAGTTGCTTTGCCAATAACATAGGTTCTTATTTCACTGAAACAGGTTTTAATGCTCTTGTTAATCCATTTGGTGTTTTATACAATCCTTTTTCAATTTCCGAATCCATTAATCGCTTAATAAGTAATGAAAAATATGAACCTTCTGATTTAATATCACATAATGATCAATGGCAAAGCTTTGATTTTCACAGTCAGTTTAACAACATAAATAAAGAACAATGTTTGCAAAACATTAATAATTCGCTAAAAAAGGGAACCGAAGTACTCCTCCATGCAGACTATCTGTTTCTCACTTTTGGCACAGCATGGATTTATCAACTAAAGGATTCTGAAAAAGTGGTATCTAATTGTCATAAATTTCCGGCATCTCATTTTAGCAGATCTCTTCTTTCAGTAGAACAAATCACGGAGGTATACAGTCAATTAATAAAGCAGCTAAAAACAATCAATCCTAACCTTACCATTATACTAACAGTCAGTCCAGTACGCCATTGGAAGGACGGTGCTCATGGCAATCAGATCAGCAAAGCAACCTTACTCTTAGCAATAGAAGAGCTTTGTTCAAGATTTGATCATTTGTATTATTTTCCAGCCTATGAAATCCTGTTAGACGATCTTCGTGACTATCGTTTCTTCGATAGTGATATGCTGCATCCTTCGAAGGAAGCCATTCGTTATATCCGCTCAAAATTTATCACTTCATGGATAGATAATAATGGCCTTGAATTCATCGGGCAAATGGAAAAGATAAAAAAAGCATTAAGTCATAAACCATTTGATCCGGCTTCGGCACAACATCAAAAATTTATCCAACAACAAATTACAGGATTAGAACAGATTCAAAAAAAATTCAATAATGTTACTTTAACCTACTTTATCGAAGTATTCTACAACCAATTAAATAAAACGGTCAAATCACATAAAAAAAGTAGATAA
- a CDS encoding response regulator transcription factor, translating to MEKEYKILLTEDDENLGMLLREYLEAKGFETDLLPDGEEGYKAFMSKKYDICILDVMMPKKDGFSLAKDIRMVNADIPIIFLTAKSLKEDIFQGFKIGADDYLTKPFSMEELLFRIEAILRRTKGGNVAQEFYQLGKFKFDTQKQQLINDDDVIKLTTKESELLKLLCTNANKVLERNFALKTIWVDDNYFNARSMDVYITKLRKHLKDEPNVEIINVHGKGYKLVM from the coding sequence ATGGAAAAAGAATATAAAATCCTCTTAACAGAGGACGATGAGAACCTGGGAATGCTCCTGAGAGAGTATCTTGAAGCAAAAGGCTTCGAAACTGATTTATTGCCTGATGGTGAAGAAGGTTATAAGGCTTTTATGTCAAAAAAATACGACATCTGTATTTTAGATGTTATGATGCCAAAGAAAGATGGTTTTTCATTGGCCAAGGACATTCGCATGGTAAATGCTGATATTCCTATTATTTTCTTAACTGCAAAATCACTTAAAGAAGATATCTTCCAGGGTTTTAAAATAGGTGCTGACGATTACCTTACAAAACCTTTTAGTATGGAAGAGTTACTTTTCCGTATCGAGGCTATTTTGCGTCGTACAAAGGGAGGTAATGTCGCTCAGGAATTCTACCAGTTGGGTAAATTCAAATTTGATACTCAAAAGCAACAATTAATTAATGACGACGATGTTATCAAATTAACTACAAAAGAATCTGAGTTATTAAAATTACTTTGTACCAATGCTAATAAAGTATTGGAGCGTAATTTTGCGTTAAAAACAATATGGGTTGATGATAACTATTTCAATGCACGAAGCATGGACGTATACATTACCAAACTTCGTAAACATTTGAAAGATGAACCGAATGTTGAAATCATTAATGTTCACGGTAAAGGTTACAAACTAGTTATGTAA